From a single Raphanus sativus cultivar WK10039 chromosome 3, ASM80110v3, whole genome shotgun sequence genomic region:
- the LOC108846152 gene encoding uncharacterized protein LOC108846152: MSSSDSDTRARMNLSQEVDDYIKDTIDHSLGLPISIESLQKKLLASEESHLRLRDQYLLLLSRLKEKDQVLDRVRSEASLNAQALKKFVEENQKLAEECGNLLSQCKKWERECLLYHQDRDALMEFGNEADERAREAESRVRQLEEEVARMSEELRLRKPQIGSEQVDNNCTALEEDLLDSVLGSLISKDENIVGRLFLEANIQDQSCQALLSKWDQLKPSTQKVLSLVSVAKKFEKERECIIQNLAKAEQEAELVSKQNRKLDKENRKLLRQQQSPLGSAEKSHKSASAKSNKRKCPKMMSSPIEKMLEFSGSPEISRKPLSPVWDNSADSRMNKK, from the exons ATGAGTAGCAGCGATTCGGATACGAGGGCGAGAATGAATCTGTCGCAAGAAGTCGACGACTACATCAAAGACACCATTGACCACTCCTTAGGGCTTCCCATCTCAATCGAATCTCTCCAAAAGAAGCTTCTTGCGTCTGAAGAATCACATCTCCGCCTCCGAGATCAATACCTACTTCTCCTTTCCAGATTAAAGGAGAAAGACCAAGTACTAGACCGAGTTAGG TCGGAAGCGAGTTTAAACGCACAGGCGTTGAAGAAGTTCGTGGAGGAGAACCAGAAACTGGCGGAGGAGTGCGGGAACTTGTTGAGCCAGTGTAAGAAATGGGAAAGAGAGTGCTTGCTTTACCATCAAGATCGTGATGCCTTGATGGAGTTCGGAAACGAAGCGGATGAGAGGGCGAGGGAAGCGGAATCTAGGGTTCGTCAATTGGAAGAGGAAGTTGCAAGAATGTCTGAGGAACTGCGACTTCGTAAACCACAAATTGGGAGTGAGCAA GTTGATAACAACTGCACAGCACTAGAAGAAGATTTACTTGATTCAGTTTTGGGATCACTCATAAGCAAAGATGAAAATATAGTAGGGCGTCTCTTCTTAGAGGCAAACATTCAAGACCAGTCTTGCCAAGCCTTGTTGAGCAAATGGGACCAGTTAAAACCTTCAACGCAAAAGGTTCTGTCTTTAGTCTCAGTGGCAAAGAAATTTGAGAAAGAAAGGGAATGCATCATCCAGAATCTCGCTAAAGCTGAGCAAGag GCCGAACTTGTGAGCAAGCAGAACCGAAAGCTGGACAAAGAAAATCGTAAGCTGTTAAGGCAGCAGCAAAGCCCTCTTGGTTCTGCTGAGAAAAGCCACAAAAGCGCATCTGCTAAG TCAAACAAGAGAAAGTGTCCAAAGATGATGAGCAGTCCAATCGAGAAGATGCTTGAGTTTAGCGGCAGTCCAGAAATTAGCAGGAAGCCTCTATCACCTGTGTGGGATAACTCAGCAGATTCTAGGATGAACAAGAAGTGA
- the LOC108845404 gene encoding RNA polymerase II C-terminal domain phosphatase-like 5, protein RSKLGLLFLVEQANEIKLGLLFLLSPPIKPQKKLCRSFIKQFFSLFDKTERRNKPSSCLNEEKKKKLHLVLDLDHTLLHTIYVSELSKRERYLIEEAESRVDLWRFEKDNPNNEHLIKLRPFLHEFLQEANKIFYMYVYTMGTHSYAQRVLSLIDPDKVYFGDRVITREKSPRMKTLDLLSADKRRVVIVDDTSRVWPQHKRNLLKIEGYSYFREGVCSVGESYAERKIDESGRNGALFNVLKLLQKAHRRFQEVDSNDLRLLIREPCTQCCF, encoded by the coding sequence CGATCAAAATTAGGTTTATTGTTTTTGGTGGAACAAGCAAACGAGATCAAATTAGGTTTATTGTTCTTGTTGTCGCCACCAATTAAGCCACAGAAGAAGCTATGTCGTTCGTTCATAAAGCAATTCTTTAGTTTATTCGACAAAACCGAGCGAAGAAACAAACCCTCCTCCTGTCTGAacgaagaaaagaagaagaaactccaCCTAGTGCTTGACTTGGATCACACTCTTCTCCACACTATCTACGTTTCAGAGCTTTCTAAGAGAGAACGGTATCTGATCGAGGAAGCTGAATCAAGGGTTGATCTGTGGAGGTTCGAAAAAGACAATCCCAACAACGAGCATCTCATAAAGCTACGACCTTTCCTCCACGAGTTTCTACAAGAAGCCAACAAGATTTTCTACATGTACGTTTACACGATGGGCACTCACAGTTACGCGCAGCGTGTATTGAGTTTGATTGATCCTGATAAAGTCTACTTCGGAGATAGAGTTATAACCAGAGAGAAAAGCCCTCGTATGAAGACACTTGATCTCCTCTCTGCTGATAAACGAAGAGTGGTTATTGTTGATGATACGAGTAGGGTTTGGCCGCAACACAAGAGGAACTTGTTGAAGATCGAAGGGTACAGTTATTTCAGAGAGGGTGTATGCAGTGTGGGAGAATCTTACGCAGAGAGGAAGATAGACGAGAGTGGAAGGAATGGAGCATTGTTTAATGTTCTGAAACTCCTTCAGAAAGCTCACAGAAGATTCCAAGAAGTGGATTCTAACGACTTGAGGCTTTTGATACGTGAACCTTGTACACAGTGTTGCTTTTGA